Genomic DNA from Acidimicrobiales bacterium:
GTCTTCTCTCGAGGCCGTCTCGACATCGGAACACGGGCGATGCTCGACCACCTCCCACGCATCGAGGACGGGGCCGACGTTCTCGACCTGGGCTGCGGCAACGGCTTGCTCGGACTCACGGCTGCTCGCCGATCCGCGGTCGGATCGCTCACGTTCGTCGACGAGTCGTACCAGGCGATCGAGTCGGCTCGTGCGAATGCCAAGGCCTGGAGCGTCGAGGTGCCGACGAGGTTCGTCGTCGATCGCACCCTCGGCGGCATCGAGTCGTCTTCGATCGACGTCGTGCTCAACAACCCGCCGTTTCATGCGCACCAGAGCCGGGGTGATGACACGGCCCGGTCGATGTTCGCCGACGCTCGACGGGTGCTGCGTCCCGGCGGTCAGCTCGTCGTCGTCGGGAATCGACACCTGGACTATCACAAGCAGTTGCGGCGCCGGTTCGGCAATTGCGACGTGGTGGGCTCGACACCGAAGTTCGTGATCCTGCGCGCGATGCGCTGACCGTCGACCAGCGGAGCGTGCCGACGCCCCGACGTCTGCCACAATGACGCCATGCAGACACGACTCTTGATCGACGGCGAGTGGCGCAACGGGGCAACCGGCGAGGAGATCCCCGTCATCAACCCGGCCAACGGCGAAACGATCACCAGCATCGCCGCCGGAACGCCCGACGATGCCACGGCAGCGTGCGACGCGGCCGCCGCCGCTCAGGCCGCCTGGGCCCGCACCGCTCCCCGCGAGCGAGGCGAGATCCTGCGCCGCTGCTGGCAGCTGATGATCGACCACACCGACGAGCTGGCCGATCTGATCACGCTCGAACACGGCAAGCCGCTGGCCGACGCCCGAGGCGAGGTCGCCTATGCGGCCGAGTTCTTCCGGTGGAACTCCGAGGAGGCCGTGCGGATCCACGGCTCGATCGCCACCGCTCCTTCCGGCGCGAACCGCATGATCGTGCACCATGTCCCCATCGGCGTCGTCATCATCGTGACGCCGTGGAACTTCCCGGCCGCGATGATCACCCGCAAGCTGGCTCCGGCCTTGGCGGCGGGCAACACGGCGGTGATCAAGCCGGCGAAGGACACGCCGCTGACGGCACTGCGTATCGGCGAACTCATGATCGAGGCCGGTGTCCCGGCCGGAGTGGTCAACATCGTGCCTACGGCATCGTCGGGCTCGTGGTTCGATGCCGCCGTCGATCACCCGGCCACCAGGATGGTGTCGTTCACCGGTTCAACCGAAGTCGGCCGGGTCCTACTCGCCCGTTCGGCCGACCGGGTGCTGAAGACGGTGATGGAGCTCGGCGGGAATGCGCCGTTCGTCGTCTTCGCCGACGCCGATCTCGACGCCGCCGTCGAAGGTGCCATGGTGGCGAAGATGCGTCATTCGGCCGAGACCTGCACGGCGGCCAACCGCTTCTATGTCGAGGCACCGGTGGTCGATGAGTTCGCAGCCAAGCTCGCCGCGGCCATGGCGGCCGTCGGAGTGGGCGACGGCCACGACGACGGAGTGAGCTGCGGGCCGATGATCAACAAGGCGGCGATCGACGACATCGACGAACTCGTGCAGTCGGCGATCGGCGCAGGGGCCACGGTGATGACCGGTGGCGGTCCGCTCGACCGGCGCGGCTACTTCTACGAACCCACCGTGCTGTCGGGCGTCGAGCACTCCTCGCCGATCGTGCACCAGGAGATCTTCGGCCCGGTGGCCCCGATCATCTCGTTCACCGACACCGACACCATGATCGACATGGCGAACGACACCGAGATGGGGCTCACCGCCTACGTCTACACGAGCGACATCGGTCGCGGGCTGGCAGTGTCGGAGCGGATCCAAGCCGGAATGATCGGGCTGAACCGGGGCGCCGTGTCCGACCCGGCGGCACCGTTCGGCGGCATGAAGCAGTCGGGTCTCGGGCGCGAGGGCGCGAGCGAGGGGATCTACGAGTTCTGCGAGACCCAGTACATCGCCACCAACTGGTGAGCGAACGAGGAGCGAACGTATGAGTGCATCGGTGCCATACCTGTCGGCTGAAGAGGTGAGGTCGATGGTGTCGATGGGCGACACGATCGAGGCGCTGCGGGCGGCGTTCGGCGAGCGGCGTCCAGCACCCGAGCGTGGGGTGGCGGCCTTCGATCTCGGCAATCTGCTGACCATGCCGGCCGTCGCAGGGTCGAATGCGGGGGTGAAGGTCATCACGTTGGTGCCCGGCAACCCCGAGCGAGGTTTGCCCGCCATCCAAGGTCTCTACGTGTTGTTCAGCGCCATCGACGGCCGGGTGCGGGCGCTGCTCGACGGCGGGTGCCTGACCGCGCTGCGGACGCCGGCTGCGTCCGGGCTGGCGGCCGACTACTTGGCGCCGGACGCCCCGACCACCATCGGCATCATCGGCGCCGGTGTTCAGGGACACGGTCACCTCGAAGCGATGCGAGCGGTGCGGCCGAGCTTGTCGAGCGTGGTGGTGGCGAGTCGCTCGTCGGCGTCGGCCGAGGCGCTGGTCGACGCTGCTCGGAGCGAAGGTCTCGAGGCGCGAGTGGGCTCGATCGCCGAGGCCTCGTCGTGCGAGATCGTCTGTGCGTGCACGTCGGCTCAGCAGCCGATCCTGCCCGGCGTACTCCCGGATGGCTCGTTCCTCAGCGCCATCGGTGCCTATCTCCCGGATCAGGCCGAGATGCCACCGGCGCTCGTTGCCGGAAGTGATGTCTGGGTCGACGCCGAGGCAGCAGCCCGCGTCGAGGCCGGCGATCTGATCCAGGCAGCCGACACCGGAGCGTGGTCGTGGGACCAGCTTCGAGGTGACCTCGTCGATCTGGTGTGTCAAGGTGCACCGGCGTCGGCCGATGGTCGACCCCGCATCTTCAAGAGCGTCGGCCTGTCGATCGAAGACCTCACCCTCGCCGATCTGGCCGCCACCCGAGCAGGAATCGAGCCGTAGTCATGGACCAACAACAGGCCGACTGGCTGGCCCTCTACACCGAGGAGCCCGTCGATCCGGCGCAGGAGATCTGCGACCCGCACCACCACCTGTGGGACTTCCCGACCGATCGGTATTGCCTCGAAGAGCTGCGGGCCGACACCGGCGCCGGTCACAACATCGTCAGCACCGTGTTCATCGAGTGCACCGCCGGTTACCGCGCCGACGGACCCGAAGCGATGCGGCCGGTGGGGGAGACCGAGTTCGTCCTGGCGCAGGCGATCGAGAGCGCCGACACCGAGGGCAGCGAGATCAAGGGCATCGTCGGTCTCGCCGACCTCACGCTCGGCGCCGATGTTGCCGAGGTGCTCGAGGCACACATCGAGGCGGGCGGCGGCCGGTTCAAGGGCATCCGTCATGCCACGGCCTACGACCCGAGTCCCGACGTTCGGCGCTCGCATACCAGGCCGACGCCAGGTCTGATGGGTGAGCCGTCGTTCCGCGAAGGGTTCGCCCAACTCGGTCGCCACGACCTGCGTTTCGACGCGTGGCTCTATCACCCGCAGATCACCGAGCTGGTCGACCTCGCCCACGCCCATTCCGATGTGTTGATCGTGCTCGATCACCTCGGTGGCCCGCTCGGTGTAGGGCCGTACGCGGGTCGGCGCGACGAGGTCCGGGCCGAGTGGCGCCGCTCGATCATCCAACTCGCAGAGTGTCCGAACGTGAGTGTGAAGCTGGGCGGCATCGGCATGACCGTCTACGGGCTCGACTGGCATCACCAGCCGACGCCGCCCACGTCCGATGCCCTCGCCGAGGCCTGGGGTCCCGACATCGAGTTCTGCATCGGACAGTTCGGGGTCCGGCGTTCGATGTTCGAGTCGAACTTCCCCGTCGACCGGCGATCGACCGGCTACACGGTCCTGTGGAACACCTTCCAGAAGCTCACCGCCGACTACTCACCCGACGAACGATCGGCGTTGTTCCACGACACCGCCAGCGCGTTCTACGACCTCTGAGCGGCAGACCCGGTAGGTTCACCAGGTGGCTCGCAACGAACCGCTCACCTTCGACCCCATCGCCGAGGCGCGACGCCAGTGGGACCGTCGCGCGTTCGCGGCATCGTCGGCGATGGTCGCCACCACGTCGATCATGCGAGCGCATCAGATCGTGCAACGCGCCGTCGACGAGGCGTTGGCCCCGTTCGACCTCACGTTCGCCCGTTACGAGGCCCTGACCCTCATCTCGTTCAGCCGGGCCGGCGAGCTCCCCCTCGGCAAGATGGGCGACCGCCTGATGGTGCATCCGGCGAGTGTCACCAATGCCATCGATCGGCTCGAACGGCAGGGTCTGGTGGAGCGCCGTCGGTCGTCGGTCGACCGACGCACGGTGCTCGCCGCCATCACCGACGCCGGTCGAAAGGTCGTCGAGGAAGCGACCGCGGCACTGGGGCAGATCGAGTACGGTGCAGGAGCGCTGAGCGAGTCCGAACGAGAGTCGCTGTACGACATCGTCAAGGTCTTGCGGGCCGCCGAGGGCGACTTCGTGCCGGGTGCCGACGCTCTCGATGATGAATCGACGGAAGATTCATTGGACGTCTAAGCTTCCCCCTGTGAAAGAACAGTGGGAACAAGAATTCGCCAAGTCCTCCCTGCGCGAGGGTCCGTTCGAAACGATGTCGGGCGTGCCCGTCGAGGCGGTCTACGGCCCCGACGACGGCGAGTTCCCTGGCCAGTACCCCTACACCCGAGGCATCCACGCCTCGATGTACCGATCACGCCTGTGGACCATGCGGATGTTCGCCGGGTTCGGCACCGCGGAAGACACCAATGTGCGGTTCAAGCAGTTGCTGGCCGACGGTGGCACGGGCCTTTCCACCGCCTTCGACCTCCCCACGTTGATGGGACGCGACTCCGACGACGACTTCGCCCTGGGTGAGGTCGGCAAGGCCGGAGTCGCCGTCGACACCCTGGCCGACATGGAAGATCTCTTCGAGGGGATCGACCTCGCATCGGTGTCGACCTCGATGACCATCAACTCGCCCGCCTCAATCCTGCTGGCCATGTACGTCGCCGTTGCCGAGAAGAACGGCACGCCGCGAGCGGTGCTCAACGGCACGCTGCAGAACGACATCCTCAAGGAGTACCAGGCGCAGAAGGAATACATCTTCCCGCCGCGGCCGTCGGTGCGACTCATCAGCGATCTGGTCACCTTCACGTCGGCCGAGATGCCGAAGTGGAACCCCATCTCGATCTCGGGCTACCACATCCGTGAAGCTGGCTCGACGGCTGCCGAGGAATTGGCGTTCACGCTCGGGAACGGGTTCGCCTACGTCGAGGCCGCCCTTGCCGCCGGTCTCGACGTCGACGACTTCGCCCCCCGCCTGTCGTTCTTCTTCAACAGCCACATCGACTTCTTCGAAGAGATCGGCAAGTTGCGCGCCGCCCGCCGCATCTGGGCCCGGTGGATGAAGGAGCGCTATGGCGCCAAGTCCGAGCGCTCGCTGAAGCTCCGTTTCCACACCCAGACCGCCGGTGTGTCGCTGACCGCTCAGCAGCCCGAGATCAACGTCGCTCGGGTGGCGTTGCAGGCCATGGCGGCGGCGCTCGGTGGCACCCAGAGCCTTCACACCGACGCCTACGACGAGGCACTCGCCCTTCCCACCGAGAAGGCTGCCCGGATCGCGCTGCGCACCCAGCAGATCGTCGCCTACGAGACCGGCGCCGCCAGCGTGGCCGATCCGCTCGGTGGTGCCCCGTTCGTCGAGTGGATGACCGACGAGATGGAGCGCCAGGCCGAAGACATCTTCGCCAAGGTCGACGAGATGGGCGGCGGTTCGATGCTCGAGGGCACGTTCCAGGGCATCGAGGAAGGCTGGTTCCAGGGCCGCATCGCCGACTCGGCGTATGCCTTCGAGCGCAAGGTCAACAACAACGAGCGCATCGTGGTCGGCGTCAACGCCTTCACCGAGGGCGACGACGCCGATCCGCCGCTGCTCTACATCGGCCCCGAGGTCGAGGAGCGCCAGCTCAAGCGGCTGGGCAACGTCAAGCACGACCGCAATGATGCAGCAGTCGCCGAGTCCCTCGCCGCCGTCACGGCCGCTGCGGCCGACCCGCTGGTCAACACCATGCCGCCGATCCTCGACGCGGTCCGGGCCTACGCCACGGTCGGCGAGATCATCGGTGCCCTCGGCGCCGAGTTCGGCATGTGGGAAGAACGCACGATGATCTGACCGGCCCCGCCCCGCACCCCCAATCCCAGGTTCTGTGCGTCATTCTCACCGATCCATCCGTTCTGTGCGTCAGACTTCCCGGCTGCGGGAACTCTGACGCACAGTCCGGCTTTTGCGGGGAGTTCGACGCACAGAACGAGTCGTGTCAGGCGGCGGCTTGCATGCGGCGGGCGATGATGGTGCGCAGGCGCCGCATGAAGTCGGAGGGCCGGTTGGAGAGGGTGCGCCAGCCGACACGGATGACGATCCAACCATTCTCGATGGCGAGGAGGTCGCGACGTTCGTCGTCGTCGGCGGACTGCGAGGTGGCGTGGAAGCGGCGACCGTCGACCTCGAGGATCACCTTGGCTTCGGGCCAGGCGAAGTCGACCACGCCTCGCCATCCGTCGTACCAGGGTGGCCGGTACTGACGTCGGGCGCCGAGCACTCGATGCTCGATCAGGCGTTGCATCGCCAGCAGCTCGAGGGCGGACTCGGGGTAGGGCTCGTCGTCGATGACGGCGTCGAGCACGGTGCGCATGGCGACCGAGCCGGTGACACCACGCCCGGACCATGACTCGAAGCAGGTGACCAGCTCGTCGGCGGAGGGGACGGAGGCGACGAGCTGCGTCTCGACGAGGTGCAGCAGCCGCTGGTGGCTGAGCGTGCTTGCCAGGTCGCACAGCGTTCGGGACGCCGACGTGACGAGGAGCCCGTCGAGCTCGACCAGGTCGTGCTCGGAGAGGTGTCGGCTGCGGTGCACCGTGGCGAACGGGGAGTTGCCGGCGCCACCGAACGCGGTGACGACCTCGATCGAGCGGGGAACCGGGAGGGCGAAGCGGTGACGCTGGGCGGCGCTGCGATGGGAGAGCGCTGCCCCTCGCACGGACAACGTGGCCAGGGCGTGGTCGGTGAGTCCGTCGCGCAGCGCTGGTACCTCGAGGACGCCGCGGCGTCGCCGGACGACCCAGCCCGACTGGATCCGCCGGTCGAGCGCCGAGGACGACACGCCCCGGGCGAGGGCTTCGCGGCGCGTGAACGCACCGTGTCGTTGTGCTGCCAATTCGATGATGAGTGCTTCCGCCGTGATGTTCATGAGCGAAGTCTTGCTCACACACTGTGACACTCGATCGCCGACCGTCGTCCACTCCTCGGTTCTGTGCGTCAAACTCACCGCCAATCCCGAACTGTGCGTCACAGTTCCCGCTGCCGACGCGTTTGACGCACAGAACGGGGATCGCGAGGAGAATGGCGCACAGAACGGGTGGGGGTGGGGTGGGGTCGGGATGCACTCGGTGGGTGGTCGGTGCTACAACGGCCTGGCTCGTGGGCGACGTCCCGTCGACTCCACCTCATCTCGAAAGGGTCACCACCATGTCAACTCCTGTCGAAGCCGTCGGTGTCGAGGGCGTGAAGGCGCTCGTCGGTCAGCATCTTGGCTACAGCGACTGGCTCGAGATCACGCAGGACCGCGTGATGCAGTTCGCCGAGGCCACCGGCGACCACCAGTGGATCCACACCGATCCCGAGCGCGCCACGAAGGAGAGCCCCTTCGGTGGCCCCATCGCCCACGGCTATCTCACCGTGTCGCTCATCCCGATGCTCCTTCCCCAGGTCTTCATCCAGAAGGGCTTCTCGATGGGGGTCAACTACGGCCTCGACAAGCTCCGGTTCCCGTCGCCCGTGCTGGTCGGATCCAAGGTCCGCGCCGGGGTGCAGCTCGACGAGGTCGGTGAGATCGCCGGTGGTGTGCAGCTGCACATGACCGTCACCATCGAGTGCGAGGGTGCGTCGAAGCCGAGCTGCGTCGCCCAGGTGCTGTTCCGCAGTTACGAGTGAGCGCCTGCGGTCGTCGAGCGACAGCACACCAGCTCGCGGCCGCAAACCGAGGCGTCGACGAGAAGATGCGTGCGACGGCACGCAGGAGCGGCAGCCTCGATCGGTCGTCGGTCGAGGGGGTTCGCATCACTTGATGGTGATGCAGATCCCCTCGTCGTCAGAGCGATAGGCGATCACGTCGGTGCCGAACGCCGGCGGTTCGAGCTCGATCTGACGATCGCCCTCTTCGGTCGCCCGCACCTGGAGCACGATGTCGTCGGCCCCCGAAGCGATCAGTTCGAACGGCTGCGGTTCGCGTGCGGCAGCGGCGAGGAGTTCGTTGGCCACCCGGAGGATGAGCAACCGACGGATCGGATCGGCGACGGTCTCGGCGTCCCACTTCACGTGGATGAACGCCCCGACCTCCTCCCGCAGCGCTGATGCCTCGACCTCGACCGCCAGCTTGAGCGGGTCGGGTGCGTCGGGGAAGGGGCTGGGGCCGTTGGGATCAACCGCCACGCTGTGCCGCCACGTGCGCTCGCTCCGAGTCATCTCGAGCGCCCACAACAGCTCGGGGTCGATGCCAGCTGCCCGGGACGCTCCACCGGTGCCGCTCGACGTGACCGCAGCGGCCTGTGCTCGTAGGGTGTCGGCCTCGGCCCGAGCCACTTCGAGCTCGGCCGCCGCTTCGTCGGCCGCGGCCCGGGCTTCGGCGGCCGAAGCTTGCGCCGACTCGGCTTGCTCGTTCGCTGCAGCGATCTCGCTCTTCAACTCGACGCCGTAGCGTTCGAGGGAGTCGAGCTTCTCGGTCTGCTCGGCTTGGGCGACTTCGGCGGCGACGGCACGATCAACGGCTGCTGCTTGGCCCGCCAACGCAGCGGAGAGTTCGTTGGCGGCCTTCTCGGTGTCGGCAGCGGCGGCCGCTCGCGCCGACTCGAGGTCGTCGGCTGCTCGGGCGGCCTCACGTTGAGCGGCATGCAATTCGTCGGTCAAGGCGGACCGTGACGAGGCGGCAGCGGTGGCGGCGGCCGCGGCATTGCGGCGAGTCGTGACCAGCAAGAAGAGCAGGATCAGAGCGACGAGACCCAGGATGGCAGCGACGACTTCCATGGCCTGGACCCTAGTCCATCAGCCGTACTTGGCGTGCAGCGAGAACGGCCGCAACGACCGAGAGCGAGCCCATCGCGGCGAACATGGGTCGTGCCCCGATCGAGGCGTAGACACTCGGTGCCAGGAGCGCCGTGGTTCCTGCCGCAGTGAGACCCGTCATGCCGAGCACCGCCTGACCGGCGGCCGCCTGTTGGGGGCCGGTCTCGTCGAGGGCCAGGAGTTGGGTGGTGGGGAAGACGAAGGACTCGATCGAGCCCTGAACCAGACCGGCGACGGCAATCGTGGCCAGCACCGGGAACATGCCGAACCCGGCAATGGCGGGGCCCGCGGCGCACAGCAAGGGCACGAGCACTCGTCGGGGGCCGATGTGTTCGACCCAGTTACCGGCCATCGTCGGGAGCACCAACAGCGGAGCCCCGACCAGGAGCAAGACGATGCCGATGGTGGTATTCCCGGCGCCGAGATCCTCGAGGTAGAGGTCGATGACGGCGTCGAAGATGCCGATGTTGGCGAAGATGACCGACTGGCCCAGCATGGCGGCGCGGATCCCTGGGCGTCGGGCAAGCTGCAGCATCGACGCCGGCTGGTCGGTGCTCACGGTCGCAATTGGTGCTCCGTGCAGCCAGAGCAGTGCAGGGCCGGCGGCCACGATGGTGAGGACGAGCACGGCGACGAACGGTGCGTGGAACCCGAACTGCTGCAGCGCAGCGCCCAGTAGCGGGCCGAGGAGGAAGCCGCCGACGCTGGCCGACAGGTAGGTGCCGAGTCGAGCA
This window encodes:
- a CDS encoding NAD-dependent succinate-semialdehyde dehydrogenase, with protein sequence MQTRLLIDGEWRNGATGEEIPVINPANGETITSIAAGTPDDATAACDAAAAAQAAWARTAPRERGEILRRCWQLMIDHTDELADLITLEHGKPLADARGEVAYAAEFFRWNSEEAVRIHGSIATAPSGANRMIVHHVPIGVVIIVTPWNFPAAMITRKLAPALAAGNTAVIKPAKDTPLTALRIGELMIEAGVPAGVVNIVPTASSGSWFDAAVDHPATRMVSFTGSTEVGRVLLARSADRVLKTVMELGGNAPFVVFADADLDAAVEGAMVAKMRHSAETCTAANRFYVEAPVVDEFAAKLAAAMAAVGVGDGHDDGVSCGPMINKAAIDDIDELVQSAIGAGATVMTGGGPLDRRGYFYEPTVLSGVEHSSPIVHQEIFGPVAPIISFTDTDTMIDMANDTEMGLTAYVYTSDIGRGLAVSERIQAGMIGLNRGAVSDPAAPFGGMKQSGLGREGASEGIYEFCETQYIATNW
- a CDS encoding ornithine cyclodeaminase family protein: MSASVPYLSAEEVRSMVSMGDTIEALRAAFGERRPAPERGVAAFDLGNLLTMPAVAGSNAGVKVITLVPGNPERGLPAIQGLYVLFSAIDGRVRALLDGGCLTALRTPAASGLAADYLAPDAPTTIGIIGAGVQGHGHLEAMRAVRPSLSSVVVASRSSASAEALVDAARSEGLEARVGSIAEASSCEIVCACTSAQQPILPGVLPDGSFLSAIGAYLPDQAEMPPALVAGSDVWVDAEAAARVEAGDLIQAADTGAWSWDQLRGDLVDLVCQGAPASADGRPRIFKSVGLSIEDLTLADLAATRAGIEP
- a CDS encoding methylmalonyl-CoA mutase family protein; protein product: MKEQWEQEFAKSSLREGPFETMSGVPVEAVYGPDDGEFPGQYPYTRGIHASMYRSRLWTMRMFAGFGTAEDTNVRFKQLLADGGTGLSTAFDLPTLMGRDSDDDFALGEVGKAGVAVDTLADMEDLFEGIDLASVSTSMTINSPASILLAMYVAVAEKNGTPRAVLNGTLQNDILKEYQAQKEYIFPPRPSVRLISDLVTFTSAEMPKWNPISISGYHIREAGSTAAEELAFTLGNGFAYVEAALAAGLDVDDFAPRLSFFFNSHIDFFEEIGKLRAARRIWARWMKERYGAKSERSLKLRFHTQTAGVSLTAQQPEINVARVALQAMAAALGGTQSLHTDAYDEALALPTEKAARIALRTQQIVAYETGAASVADPLGGAPFVEWMTDEMERQAEDIFAKVDEMGGGSMLEGTFQGIEEGWFQGRIADSAYAFERKVNNNERIVVGVNAFTEGDDADPPLLYIGPEVEERQLKRLGNVKHDRNDAAVAESLAAVTAAAADPLVNTMPPILDAVRAYATVGEIIGALGAEFGMWEERTMI
- a CDS encoding MaoC family dehydratase; this encodes MSTPVEAVGVEGVKALVGQHLGYSDWLEITQDRVMQFAEATGDHQWIHTDPERATKESPFGGPIAHGYLTVSLIPMLLPQVFIQKGFSMGVNYGLDKLRFPSPVLVGSKVRAGVQLDEVGEIAGGVQLHMTVTIECEGASKPSCVAQVLFRSYE
- a CDS encoding type IV toxin-antitoxin system AbiEi family antitoxin domain-containing protein, with product MNITAEALIIELAAQRHGAFTRREALARGVSSSALDRRIQSGWVVRRRRGVLEVPALRDGLTDHALATLSVRGAALSHRSAAQRHRFALPVPRSIEVVTAFGGAGNSPFATVHRSRHLSEHDLVELDGLLVTSASRTLCDLASTLSHQRLLHLVETQLVASVPSADELVTCFESWSGRGVTGSVAMRTVLDAVIDDEPYPESALELLAMQRLIEHRVLGARRQYRPPWYDGWRGVVDFAWPEAKVILEVDGRRFHATSQSADDDERRDLLAIENGWIVIRVGWRTLSNRPSDFMRRLRTIIARRMQAAA
- a CDS encoding MFS transporter, with translation MHRFAYLAGFALTSSAGVVFVLLADLKARYGLPDWGIGVIASAGFVSGLAVQLLIAPLADRGGAVLLGALALGAGVVGTLWFIFAASLAPLVAARVLLGCGLGLFDVVARKALVGLTTEGSGARLGTYLSASVGGFLLGPLLGAALQQFGFHAPFVAVLVLTIVAAGPALLWLHGAPIATVSTDQPASMLQLARRPGIRAAMLGQSVIFANIGIFDAVIDLYLEDLGAGNTTIGIVLLLVGAPLLVLPTMAGNWVEHIGPRRVLVPLLCAAGPAIAGFGMFPVLATIAVAGLVQGSIESFVFPTTQLLALDETGPQQAAAGQAVLGMTGLTAAGTTALLAPSVYASIGARPMFAAMGSLSVVAAVLAARQVRLMD
- a CDS encoding MarR family transcriptional regulator, coding for MARNEPLTFDPIAEARRQWDRRAFAASSAMVATTSIMRAHQIVQRAVDEALAPFDLTFARYEALTLISFSRAGELPLGKMGDRLMVHPASVTNAIDRLERQGLVERRRSSVDRRTVLAAITDAGRKVVEEATAALGQIEYGAGALSESERESLYDIVKVLRAAEGDFVPGADALDDESTEDSLDV
- a CDS encoding amidohydrolase family protein gives rise to the protein MDQQQADWLALYTEEPVDPAQEICDPHHHLWDFPTDRYCLEELRADTGAGHNIVSTVFIECTAGYRADGPEAMRPVGETEFVLAQAIESADTEGSEIKGIVGLADLTLGADVAEVLEAHIEAGGGRFKGIRHATAYDPSPDVRRSHTRPTPGLMGEPSFREGFAQLGRHDLRFDAWLYHPQITELVDLAHAHSDVLIVLDHLGGPLGVGPYAGRRDEVRAEWRRSIIQLAECPNVSVKLGGIGMTVYGLDWHHQPTPPTSDALAEAWGPDIEFCIGQFGVRRSMFESNFPVDRRSTGYTVLWNTFQKLTADYSPDERSALFHDTASAFYDL